One window of Candidatus Zixiibacteriota bacterium genomic DNA carries:
- a CDS encoding flippase-like domain-containing protein, whose amino-acid sequence METKVIKVFLKFFIVAVILFFFIRYVYENWRVVSLYQWQFKYGLLAVSFGLVFLNFLFFIQIWRSLLQKLSSKLPFKKAFKIWFYSNLGKYVPGKIWSVMGMVYMCEKEGIPKAATLSSAILNQLLNIIGGLILVLILSGTKFLSGMSKLYYLPLILVFVISLYPRVMEKILNWGLKKLKKEPVKINLNFKENLFFTLLFMLAWGVYGVAFNIFIMSLTDSPLSNWPFLTSIFAFSYIIGFLSIFVPGGLGVREGILVYYLSSYFPLPVATLIALLSRLWMTAVELSGLLVAWRF is encoded by the coding sequence TTGGAAACAAAAGTTATAAAAGTTTTTTTAAAATTTTTTATAGTCGCAGTCATCCTTTTTTTCTTCATAAGATATGTCTATGAAAACTGGCGGGTGGTCTCTTTATATCAATGGCAGTTTAAATATGGTCTGTTGGCCGTCTCCTTTGGATTAGTGTTTTTGAATTTTCTTTTTTTTATCCAGATCTGGAGAAGCTTGCTCCAAAAATTGTCTTCCAAGCTACCTTTTAAAAAAGCATTCAAGATCTGGTTCTATTCTAACTTAGGGAAATATGTCCCTGGAAAAATTTGGTCAGTGATGGGGATGGTCTATATGTGCGAAAAGGAAGGGATCCCCAAGGCGGCCACGCTGAGCTCAGCTATTCTAAATCAACTTCTGAATATCATTGGCGGGTTGATCCTGGTTCTCATCCTTTCAGGAACGAAGTTTTTAAGCGGGATGTCCAAGCTTTATTATTTACCTCTGATTTTGGTTTTTGTCATATCTTTATATCCACGGGTGATGGAGAAGATTTTGAATTGGGGATTAAAAAAGCTGAAAAAGGAACCTGTAAAGATTAATTTGAATTTCAAGGAAAACCTGTTTTTTACCCTTCTTTTTATGTTAGCCTGGGGAGTCTATGGAGTTGCCTTCAACATCTTCATAATGTCTTTAACCGATTCCCCTTTAAGCAATTGGCCCTTTTTAACCTCGATTTTCGCCTTTTCGTATATCATAGGATTTTTGAGCATATTCGTACCGGGAGGTTTAGGGGTGAGGGAGGGGATTTTAGTCTATTATCTTTCCAGCTACTTCCCTTTGCCTGTGGCTACTCTAATTGCCCTGCTTTCAAGATTATGGATGACCGCAGTTGAGCTCTCAGGACTTTTGGTTGCCTGGAGGTTTTGA